One window of Chryseobacterium indologenes genomic DNA carries:
- a CDS encoding helix-turn-helix domain-containing protein, with the protein MQNKEVLNTKNTLVNKHLCNFIESKFLREYRDQDGKVITQNKYAKMCGITSSTISKLKLEEGYNIPMSTIYNILRHERYSLEKFFKEFESAKGINIPD; encoded by the coding sequence ATGCAGAATAAAGAAGTTTTGAATACAAAAAATACACTTGTTAATAAGCACTTGTGTAATTTTATTGAAAGTAAATTTCTACGTGAATATCGTGACCAAGACGGTAAGGTAATAACACAAAATAAATATGCAAAAATGTGTGGAATCACTTCATCAACAATCTCAAAGTTGAAATTAGAAGAAGGGTATAATATTCCAATGTCAACAATTTACAATATACTCCGACACGAGCGTTATTCATTAGAAAAATTCTTCAAAGAATTTGAAAGTGCAAAAGGTATAAATATTCCAGATTAA
- a CDS encoding TlpA family protein disulfide reductase, which produces MKNIFCRGILSLIFILLAATTFFAQKKSIKVGESLPDNFWTTSLKVVNHSQKTINLSEDKNKLILIDFWNTWCSACLMNLPKITALQQKFGNRIRILPVSNQDKPALEKFFVSQNGKKFNTLTSVYNDSYFHQLFPHAGVPFIIWIKDGKLLSTTDATQLTEETINEILDGKQSSLQTIIQMDRKRPLMLSEDYDRQKNIQLLNYSFFAKGPIPDIGSGGTYRTTTSETINGRQFTNLPLWDMYYAIGFELFRQQSQESFTGKRMLIEVKEPQKLMLNQKADGSNDTSNLYNYEFIIPESKADALYQYMLEDINRYSDYTVTLEKRPVQCLVLIRTSQKDKLASKGGEKRSTFPRTPSILRNAPLRNMINMLNGEIPIKEIFIDETGYTGNVDIEVSGVKDISTLRKELQKYDLDLIPAERNLLMMVIKDNQ; this is translated from the coding sequence ATGAAAAATATCTTTTGCAGGGGAATCCTGTCCCTTATTTTTATCCTTCTCGCAGCTACAACATTCTTCGCCCAGAAAAAGTCTATTAAAGTCGGAGAATCTCTTCCCGATAATTTCTGGACAACTTCCTTAAAGGTGGTGAACCATTCGCAAAAAACCATAAATCTTTCTGAGGATAAGAACAAATTAATTCTCATAGACTTCTGGAATACCTGGTGCAGTGCCTGCCTGATGAATCTGCCCAAGATCACTGCCCTACAGCAGAAGTTTGGGAACAGGATCAGGATACTGCCAGTAAGCAACCAGGATAAGCCGGCACTGGAAAAATTCTTTGTGTCTCAAAACGGAAAGAAGTTTAATACGCTAACCTCCGTTTATAACGATTCCTATTTCCATCAGCTTTTCCCGCACGCCGGTGTTCCGTTCATCATCTGGATCAAAGATGGAAAACTACTGAGTACGACCGATGCAACGCAGCTTACCGAAGAGACCATCAATGAGATCCTGGACGGAAAGCAATCTTCATTACAGACTATCATTCAGATGGACAGGAAACGTCCCTTGATGCTTTCAGAAGATTATGACCGTCAGAAGAATATCCAGCTCCTCAATTATTCATTCTTTGCAAAAGGTCCCATTCCCGACATCGGCTCCGGCGGAACATACCGCACCACAACTTCCGAAACGATCAATGGCAGGCAATTTACCAACCTTCCTCTTTGGGATATGTATTATGCCATCGGCTTTGAATTGTTCAGACAACAGTCTCAAGAATCCTTTACGGGTAAAAGAATGCTCATTGAGGTCAAAGAACCCCAAAAGCTGATGCTCAATCAAAAAGCAGACGGTTCCAATGATACCTCCAATCTTTACAATTACGAGTTCATCATTCCTGAAAGTAAGGCTGATGCGCTTTACCAATATATGCTGGAAGATATCAACCGCTATTCGGATTATACGGTAACACTGGAAAAGAGACCTGTGCAATGTCTGGTGCTGATAAGAACAAGTCAGAAGGACAAACTGGCAAGCAAAGGCGGGGAAAAACGCTCCACCTTTCCACGGACACCATCCATCCTCAGAAACGCACCGCTCAGGAATATGATCAATATGCTGAACGGCGAAATTCCCATTAAGGAAATATTTATCGATGAGACCGGATATACGGGGAATGTGGATATCGAAGTTTCGGGTGTCAAAGATATTTCAACCCTCAGGAAAGAACTTCAGAAATATGACCTTGACCTGATCCCGGCAGAGCGAAACCTATTGATGATGGTCATTAAAGATAATCAATGA
- a CDS encoding SusC/RagA family TonB-linked outer membrane protein — protein MKKLLILPAICFALPAMAQQMITGSVMDETTRLPIKGVTVAIQNTKTATTTDQNGKFSLSTDEKKISLVILGKGYEEKVLPLELPLSEPLRIYLSEKVAQIDEVVLTTGYQKIPKERSTGSFSSVGKTALNTQVSTNILDRLAATANGIVISRGTSQGTPQIMVRGLSTIQGPKAPLIVVDNFPYDGDISNINPNIVESITILKDAAAASIWGARAANGVIVITTKGAKYNQPIMVDFNTYLTTSPKPDLNYLKVISSADFIDVEQELFKKNFYNTDINSSSHPVLSPVVDLLNKEKKGLLSHEAVQREIERLKGIDSRDQFKRYMYQPLENRQYSLSMAGGAPQFSWTSSLGYDDNTGNLGENYQRMNLRFQNTWQPLKNLTLNTGVFFTHSSTKNGRSSYGSIIMKTNAVPYMEMADANGNALIVSKSFEQGYKSGLGNGKLLDWNYYPLTDWQHFSGTGRNSEIIINAGLNYKILKGFDADLKYQYQRTTGLSNSLYDEQSYYVRDYVNRFTVINSNGSLTYNVPKGSILDKTTSQLLINNFRGQLNFNRGFGKHQVSAIAGGEVRDANSQSANTRYYGYDPNNLSFGTVDFKNKYQLITGGTSFIDNLNALRETNNRFVSVYANAAYTFDNRYTISGSARRDASNLFGLKTNDQWNPFWSAGLSWNVSNEKLYHLKWLPELKLRGSYGYNGNINPAMVAVTTMAILGVSTYTQEQMARFDNYYNPQLRWETVRMINAGLDFATRNNRISGSVEYFRKKGENLFGQVPLDYTIGLTSLVWNVAGIEGNGIDVELRTININKAFRWQTTANFSTYKDKVTKYYPSSTIARNFVLSSVPISGIEGLPVYSIFAYQWTGLDPQNGDPRGYLNGEVSKDYAKMMGADVKDLQYFGSAIPTVYGSFTNTFSYKQFTLDIGITYKLGYYFRRPSINYTSLFKDWIGHSDYALRWQKPGDEAFTDVPSNQYQTNSNRDAFYAGSAALIEKGDHIRLQYINLGYEIGKKQWQQMPLKALQLYANISNLGILWQESKSGIDPDFNLGSYVVKPPVMYTLGLKAKF, from the coding sequence ATGAAGAAATTATTAATACTTCCCGCTATCTGTTTTGCTTTGCCCGCAATGGCGCAGCAAATGATTACCGGAAGTGTGATGGACGAAACAACCCGATTACCAATAAAAGGCGTAACGGTAGCTATACAAAACACCAAAACAGCCACCACAACAGATCAAAATGGGAAATTCAGCCTTAGTACTGACGAGAAAAAGATTAGCCTTGTCATTCTCGGTAAAGGTTATGAAGAAAAGGTACTTCCTTTGGAACTGCCACTTTCAGAACCTTTGAGGATTTACCTATCAGAGAAAGTGGCACAGATCGATGAAGTGGTACTGACCACCGGGTATCAGAAAATACCAAAAGAACGTTCCACAGGTTCATTCTCCTCCGTAGGTAAGACAGCACTGAACACACAGGTATCCACGAATATTCTTGACCGCCTGGCGGCCACTGCCAACGGCATTGTCATCAGCCGGGGAACTTCCCAGGGAACGCCGCAGATTATGGTCAGAGGACTCAGCACGATTCAGGGACCGAAAGCCCCGCTGATCGTGGTGGACAACTTTCCCTACGATGGCGATATCAGCAATATCAATCCCAACATTGTTGAGAGCATTACCATCCTCAAAGATGCCGCCGCAGCGAGTATCTGGGGAGCCCGAGCCGCCAACGGGGTCATCGTTATTACCACTAAGGGAGCAAAATACAATCAGCCGATAATGGTGGATTTCAATACCTATCTCACGACAAGCCCGAAACCTGATTTGAATTACCTCAAAGTAATTTCCAGTGCAGATTTCATCGATGTGGAACAGGAGCTTTTTAAAAAGAACTTTTATAACACCGATATCAATTCATCAAGCCATCCGGTCCTTTCTCCGGTTGTAGATCTTCTCAACAAAGAAAAGAAAGGCCTGCTTTCTCACGAGGCGGTTCAGAGGGAGATCGAGCGGCTCAAAGGTATTGATTCACGAGATCAGTTCAAAAGGTATATGTACCAGCCATTGGAGAACCGGCAATATTCACTGAGTATGGCTGGAGGCGCACCGCAGTTTTCGTGGACCTCTTCACTCGGCTACGATGACAACACCGGAAACCTGGGTGAGAACTACCAAAGGATGAACCTGCGTTTCCAGAACACCTGGCAACCCCTGAAAAATCTTACCCTAAACACCGGGGTCTTCTTTACTCATTCATCGACCAAAAACGGAAGAAGTTCCTACGGAAGCATCATTATGAAAACCAATGCGGTTCCGTATATGGAAATGGCCGATGCGAACGGTAATGCACTTATTGTCTCAAAATCTTTTGAACAGGGCTATAAATCAGGATTGGGCAATGGAAAATTACTGGACTGGAACTACTATCCGCTCACTGACTGGCAGCATTTCTCAGGGACAGGCAGAAACTCGGAAATTATTATTAACGCAGGATTGAATTACAAAATCCTGAAGGGCTTTGATGCTGATTTGAAATACCAGTATCAGAGAACTACCGGGCTATCCAACAGTCTGTATGATGAACAAAGCTACTATGTAAGAGATTATGTCAACCGCTTCACGGTCATCAATTCCAACGGCAGCCTTACCTATAACGTTCCGAAAGGAAGCATACTGGATAAAACAACCTCACAACTGCTCATCAACAATTTCCGTGGCCAGCTGAATTTCAACAGAGGATTTGGAAAACATCAGGTTTCAGCCATTGCCGGCGGGGAGGTCCGGGATGCCAATTCCCAGTCTGCCAATACCAGATACTACGGCTATGACCCAAATAATCTTTCGTTCGGTACGGTGGATTTTAAGAATAAATACCAGCTGATCACAGGTGGTACTTCTTTCATTGATAACCTTAATGCCTTGCGTGAGACCAATAACCGATTCGTCTCCGTATATGCCAATGCGGCCTACACCTTCGATAACCGCTACACCATTTCCGGAAGTGCCAGAAGAGATGCCAGCAACCTGTTCGGGCTGAAGACCAATGACCAATGGAATCCGTTCTGGTCGGCAGGACTGTCCTGGAATGTCTCCAATGAAAAGCTCTATCATCTAAAGTGGCTGCCTGAACTCAAGCTAAGAGGTTCTTATGGTTATAATGGTAATATCAACCCTGCAATGGTCGCCGTGACCACAATGGCCATACTGGGTGTTTCCACCTATACCCAGGAACAGATGGCTAGATTTGACAACTATTACAATCCACAGCTTCGATGGGAAACGGTAAGGATGATCAATGCAGGACTGGATTTTGCGACCCGCAACAATAGGATCTCCGGCTCTGTAGAATATTTCCGTAAAAAAGGAGAAAATCTATTCGGACAGGTTCCGCTGGATTATACCATAGGATTAACCAGCCTGGTATGGAATGTTGCAGGTATTGAAGGGAATGGTATTGATGTGGAATTAAGGACCATCAACATCAATAAAGCATTCCGTTGGCAGACCACGGCTAATTTCAGCACGTACAAGGACAAGGTGACGAAATACTATCCAAGCAGCACTATTGCCAGGAACTTTGTGCTGTCAAGCGTTCCCATTTCAGGGATTGAAGGCTTGCCGGTCTATTCCATATTCGCTTACCAGTGGACAGGGCTTGATCCTCAGAATGGTGACCCCCGAGGATATCTGAATGGAGAGGTCAGTAAGGATTACGCCAAGATGATGGGCGCTGATGTAAAAGATCTGCAATACTTCGGTTCTGCCATTCCTACGGTGTATGGTTCATTTACCAATACCTTTTCTTATAAGCAATTCACTTTGGATATAGGGATCACCTACAAGCTGGGATATTATTTCAGAAGGCCTTCCATCAATTATACCAGCCTTTTTAAAGATTGGATCGGCCATAGTGATTATGCCTTACGGTGGCAGAAGCCCGGAGATGAGGCGTTTACCGATGTGCCGTCCAACCAGTATCAGACCAACTCTAACCGGGATGCCTTCTATGCAGGTTCGGCGGCTCTTATCGAAAAGGGTGATCATATCCGTCTGCAGTACATCAATCTGGGATACGAGATCGGCAAAAAGCAGTGGCAGCAGATGCCGCTTAAAGCCTTACAGCTCTATGCCAATATAAGCAACTTGGGAATCCTCTGGCAGGAAAGCAAAAGCGGGATCGATCCTGATTTTAATCTGGGCAGCTACGTGGTAAAGCCGCCTGTAATGTACACTTTAGGATTGAAAGCTAAATTTTAA